The Plasmodium sp. gorilla clade G2 genome assembly, chromosome: 4 genome has a segment encoding these proteins:
- a CDS encoding 40S ribosomal protein S19 yields the protein MAEEFTEDIGVVSKRLLEPVPFVRTNNCIKDVDADLFIRSYATHLKLHNKITYPKWCTFVKTGKGRKLAPLNEDWYFIRASSILRRLYLHPDIGVGFLKRQFSCKQRRGVAPNHTSLASGKILRSILQQLENLGYVEQNPKKKGRRLTTKGENAINNFARYINKKVYNKE from the exons atg gCGGAAGAATTTACTGAAGATATTGGTGTAGTAAGCAAGAGGTTATTAGAACCCGTACCTTTTGTAAGAACAAATAATTGTATAAAAGATGTAGATGCagatttatttataagatCTTATGCAACTCATTTAAAGTTACATAACAAGATAACTTATCCTAAATGGTGTACGTTTGTTAAGACTGGAAAAGGTAGGAAATTAGCTCCATTAAATGAAGACTGGTATTTTATAAGAGCATCAAGTATTTTAAGAAGATTATATTTACATCCAGATATAGGAGTAGGATTTTTAAAAAGACAATTTAGTTGCAAACAAAGAAGAGGTGTAGCTCCAAATCATACGAGTTTAGCTAGTGGAAAAATTTTGAGATCTATATTACAGCAACTTGAAAATTTAGGATATGTAGAACAgaatccaaaaaaaaaaggaagaagaTTAACAACAAAAGGAGAAAATgcaataaataattttgcaagatatataaataaaaaagtatacAACAAGGagtaa
- a CDS encoding alpha tubulin 2 — protein MREVISIHVGQAGIQIGNACWELFCLEHGIQPDGQMPSDQVVAGGDDAFNTFFSETGAGKHVPRCVFVDLEPTVVDEVRTGTYRQLFHPEQLISGKEDAANNFARGHYTIGKEIVDVCLDRVRKLADNCTGLQGFLMFNAVGGGTGSGLGCLLLERLAIDYGKKSKLNFCSWPSPQVSTAVVEPYNSVLSTHSLLEHTDVAIMLDNEAIYDICKKNLDIERPTYTNLNRLIAQVISSLTASLRFDGALNVDVTEFQTNLVPYPRIHFMLSSYAPIISAEKAYHEQLSVSEITNSAFEPASMMAKCDPRHGKYMACCLMYRGDVVPKDVNAAVATIKTKRSIQFVDWCPTGFKCGINYQPPTVVPGGDLAKVMRAVCMISNSTAIAEVFSRMDQKFDLMYAKRAFVHWYVGEGMEEGEFSEAREDLAALEKDYEEVGIESNDGEGEDEGYE, from the exons ATGAGAGAAGTCATTAGTATTCACGTTGGACAGGCTGGTATTCAAATAGGAAATGCTTGCTg gGAATTGTTTTGCCTTGAACATGGAATTCAACCCGATGGTCAAATGCCAAGTGACCAGGTCGTTGCTGGGGGTGATGATGCctttaatacatttttctCAGAAACGGGAGCTGGAAaacat GTACCACGCTGCGTATTCGTCGATTTAGAACCTACCGTCGTTGATGAAGTTCGAACAGGAACATATCGTCAGCTATTTCACCCTGAACAATTAATATCAGGAAAAGAAGATGCTGCAAATAATTTCGCTAGGGGTCACTATACCATAGGGAAAGAAATTGTTGATGTATGTTTGGATAGGGTTCGAAAGCTAGCTGATAATTGTACTGGTTTACAAGGATTTTTAATGTTTAATGCTGTAGGTGGAGGTACAGGTAGTGGTCTTGGCTGTTTATTATTAGAAAGGTTGGCAATTGATTATGGAAAGAAATCCAAATTGAATTTTTGTTCTTGGCCATCTCCTCAAGTCTCTACAGCTGTGGTAGAACCATACAATTCTGTATTATCCACTCATTCGTTATTAGAACACACAGATGTAGCAATTATGCTTGATAATGAAgcaatatatgatatatgtaAGAAGAATTTAGATATAGAAAGGCCAACATATACAAACTTGAATAGATTGATAGCTCAAGTTATATCTTCTTTAACAGCATCTTTAAGATTTGATGGTGCCTTAAATGTTGATGTAACAGAATTTCAGACTAACTTGGTACCTTATCCTAGAATCCATTTTATGTTATCATCTTATGCTCCTATCATAAGTGCAGAGAAAGCATATCACGAACAATTATCCGTTTCAGAAATAACTAATTCTGCATTCGAACCTGCATCTATGATGGCTAAGTGTGATCCTAGACATGGAAAATATATGGCTTGTTGTTTAATGTATAGAGGAGATGTAGTACCAAAAGATGTGAATGCAGCTGTTGCAACTATTAAGACAAAGAGATCTATACAATTTGTTGACTGGTGTCCTACTGGTTTTAAATGTGGAATAAATTATCAACCACCTACAGTCGTACCAGGAGGAGACCTAGCCAAAGTCATGAGAGCTGTTTGTATGATCAGTAACTCAACAGCAATTGCAGAAGTATTCTCAAGAATGGATCAAAAATTTGATTTAATGTATGCAAAAAGAGCATTTGTTCATTGGTATGTAGGTGAAGGTATGGAAGAAGGAGAATTCAGTGAAGCTAGAGAAGATTTGGCTGCATTAGAAAAAGATTATGAAGAGGTAGGAATAGAATCTAATGATGGAGAGGGAGAGGATGAAGGATACGaatga
- a CDS encoding pre-mRNA-splicing helicase BRR2, putative — protein sequence MAEEYEKFKRFEYRMNSNLVLQREGPISSNKEPTGESESLVGRLKYKMGDKVEYNNNKKNNNIMLIRDHNNNNNNNEVNINRYKRKDLFDDDKYNKRSSKKIRHKEKSVLNVNIEDIFLYKPSTKHTEEIYTKLMSKIRYLLGDNTGDIINSACNEILYILKNEELNNEDKKKQVESQLEINITDEVFIEINNLSKEIYDFNKQEEGEYVENEEGVAVIFEEDDDYFNIGRNTRGYMNDEQTMELQDGSDDNQSGSEEEDEDENEDDNEDEDESEDANEDDNEDEDESEDANDDDNKNINDDNNNNYNSVRRKKNKKRNQINHLKSYDKKNKKYENYLSLKNTNKNLYYDEENNNNNIKDNDELNINVIDSHWLQRELNKIYPDPSLCLDKEKEVLNVLNIYDIQESENKLMHILKYENFNIARVLIKNRWKIYYCTLLGQAQTEEEKEEIKNEMKKTEEGQDILDELCNFKNVRKNKQNEYSKIIRKEADNLLGKKKKNDYSKKSSMSDYTYIHDEEEKESYDDNNDNDDNDDDDDDNDDDNYYESTKLYNSDSQGEDSNVNTNVNTNVNTNIKTRGNINTYDDDSNKLKKKSNVKRSKKNKDDDIDGESEKDDNERKSFYNNMKYKFIDLEKLETKEKNKDIFFNKEVILPPESKRIERKDYDEIIISSMKNNKMDGVKKPKNNKKNYYTCAEDIKLIHINELPEWTHEVFSCVNINKLNPIQSKVYDIAFNRYEENMLICAPTGSGKTNIALLCILNVINSYRLKSGEIDRKDFKIVYISPMKALVTEQVQSFNLRLKCLNIKVSELTGDVNLSSKELDDSQIIVMTPEKFDVISRKWNEKILLHKIKLIIFDEIHLLNEIRGNVLESIIARLNRYIDNTMVYDMSGVITYGSSEADDHHNNNIVYGDGVHDNRENKSGSNNISIRKKKIRLIGLSATLPNYEDVGIFLRAHIEKGIFYFDHSFRPVQLEQHYIGIKEKKGIKKYGLMNDITYEKVLEEAGKNQILIFVHSRKETYRTAKLLIDRFMKSDNLCKFLMDKKISSEILLSEKEHVINEELKEILPFGFGIHHAGLKRLDRKLVEDLFSDRHIQVLVSTSTLAWGINLPAHTVIIKGTSVYNINIGDFDELSSMDILQMVGRSGRPQYDKTGKAIIITEHKNLQLYLSLNNEQLSIESTLLHNIVNIINAEIVLKNIQNMKDAMNWLERTYMYIRMLKTPTLYGIHINNNDQIKSIDQFKDILNIKNKANKNKINNKNNNNDDDNNNDNNNNDDNYDDNNSMWDYLYTLKNNCKYNKFMEKIKKKMFNILYSCFVILEKYDLIKYNKKLNSVSSTYIGKISSYYYVDYKSIDIFNKKLNKYTNEIDLLKIFTMSDEFKNIYIRDEEKTELSILIEKLPIPVKESINIPYTKINILLQLYLSNVILNGYIINADMLYIHQNALRIFRSFFEISLKKNSYNLIKLTLKFCKMIERRMWSTMTPLRQFGLLSPDLIRIIEKKNITFKNYLTMNLNEYITIFKNKKIAKNIYKLVHHFPKLELNAYIQPINHKILKVDLNISPDFIYNYKYHGYYMLFWVFVFDISNENILHYDLFTLKKNYKNDIFNVNNNKNKTSTTNNNNNNNNNNSSSNSSSSMYNPADLLDDHMLTFFLPINDNPFYIVKVISDKWLDCEATINLYLKDLILPPPNFYSTQLLDLQPLPIHSIKYEKGQNFFNKIRNLHYFNSIHTQIFPSVFENNGNVLIASSNSKHYLIPAELGIIKIMKFLDCLFDYIKTYIKNDKDVYKIINDKKLSDLIYNNNLVDLIKIVYIAPLDDVIIKTYKNWQSLKKIFNLKMCILTGDIQIDMKLLQTHHIILSNPSNYDNISKKWRRKKILQNISFYIFDHMELLDTTQGGIMEIVISRIRYITTQLNLNKSEKKNQNNDHHHNNDNDNFFMSILNKENMNKNFLENINKLQNFSIDNIYDYIGLNRILCLSSCSLYNSKDFAEWIGCKKNDYYNFLSTVRDIPIEIYLHAVNIMNKQNRYISMQRQVYQNIRKLNNTHKKKKMQNVIIFVTDQKMCKTLALDLILSAYNDNFKYFSHFENLENHKYSTHNKYSSDTHHADQNDHNNESKEKKKTGGWISNFFSYNKNDNISNENEKNDLINNKNSNDDITPKNVYNWGRLNSNDLHNNISEEELAKNINHMINLNISNNDDINNKDTRENNIGVDMNDHNNNSNNSNSSSSCGSNIFTNNGKHSNYINNQNEHIFDYISDKMLKQFMRQGICYLHNNMTDIEKKIVEILFDKKTIQILIVSYDYVYSLNVYANTVIILDTIITHFHNNKEEDYSIQNILEMISYAGRQNEDTKSFVYIYTYITKKEYYKNFIYEPLTVESNIEDSLPNFLNNEIVMSTIENYQDAIDWLTWSFFYRRIKKNPNYYGLKGISNEHISDYLSELIENNMEILSFANCINIEEQTMDIKPCNLGIISSFYNLDYHIIHFFNQYVLSLKTLKKSKIFEILCLSNIFNDILKIYNYDIYLCLKISQACNIQVTYEFLKLSINNENTLKNGNIEDNINNDNKSEEYKKDQYINLLQFMTVPIYFTSHLKAFILLQAHIHRYNLPINYIQETKNVLLKAYKLINSLIDVISSNNILNFCLFVMEVSQMLTQSMKSTDQSNLYQLPHFNEQLIKQANDLEISDVYDLINAEDETRDILLKHLNEKQRSEIANVCNIFPIIEVQYEIDLDKSYKVNEIAHLNLIIERDLTDDAVNFAHSLYLPFEKEEMWWIVIGIKKMNLLLSIKKLSLLKSINNIKINFELPDKPNTYDVVIYVVNDSYVGCDQEYEFKITVEE from the coding sequence ATGGCTgaagaatatgaaaaatttaaaCGATTCGAATATCGTATGAACTCAAATTTGGTGTTACAAAGAGAAGGACCAATATCTAGTAACAAAGAACCTACAGGTGAAAGTGAAAGTTTAGTAGGAAGATTGAAATATAAGATGGGTGATAAagttgaatataataataataagaagaataataatattatgttaataagagatcataataataataataataataatgaagtgAATATTAAtcgatataaaagaaaagatctttttgatgatgataaatataataaaagatcaAGTAAAAAAATTCGTCATAAAGAAAAAAGTGTATTAAACGTAAATATTGAAgatatctttttatataaaccaTCAACTAAACATacagaagaaatatatacaaaactTATGAGTAAAATAAGATATTTATTAGGTGATAACACTGgagatattattaatagtgcatgtaatgaaatattatatattttaaaaaatgaagaattaaataatgaagacAAAAAGAAACAAGTGGAAAGTCAActagaaataaatataactgATGAGGTATttattgaaataaataatttgtcaaaagaaatatatgattTTAATAAACAAGAAGAAGGAGAATATGTAGAAAATGAAGAGGGCGTTGCTGTCATATTTGAAGAAGACGatgattattttaatataggAAGAAATACGAGAGGGTATATGAATGATGAGCAGACAATGGAATTACAAGATGGTAGTGATGATAATCAAAGTGGAAgtgaagaagaagatgaagatgaaaatgaagatgacaatgaagatgaagatgaaaGTGAAGATGCAAATGAAGATGACaatgaagatgaagatgaaaGTGAAGATGCAAATGATGatgacaataaaaatattaatgatgataacaataataattataatagtgTGAGACgaaaaaagaataagaaaCGTAACCAAATAAATCATCTCAAAagttatgataaaaaaaataaaaaatacgaGAATTATTTAagtttaaaaaatacaaataaaaatttatattatgatgaagaaaataataataataatattaaagataaTGATGAATTGAATATTAATGTAATTGATTCACATTGGTTACAAAgagaattaaataaaatatatcctGATCCTTCTTTATGTTTagataaagaaaaggaagtgttaaatgttttaaatatatatgatatacaaGAAAGTGAGAATAAATTAAtgcatatattaaaatatgaaaattttaatattgctagggttttaataaaaaatagatggaaaatatattattgcaCCTTGCTTGGTCAGGCACAAAcggaagaagaaaaagaagaaataaagaaTGAGATGAAAAAGACAGAAGAAGGACAAGATATATTAGATGAATTatgtaattttaaaaatgtgaGAAAGAATAAGCAGAATGAATATAGTAAAATAATTAGAAAAGAAGCAGATAATTTattaggaaaaaaaaaaaaaaatgattatagTAAAAAAAGTAGCATGTCtgattatacatatatacatgatGAGGAGGAGAAGGAATCATATGAtgacaataatgataatgatgataatgatgatgatgatgatgataatgatgatgataattattatgaatcTACAAAATTGTATAATAGCGATTCACAAGGAGAAGACTCAAATGTAAATACAAATGTAAATACAAatgtaaatacaaatataaaaacacgtggtaatattaatacatatgatGACGATTCtaataaattgaaaaaaaaatcgaACGTAAAAAGGTccaaaaaaaacaaagatGATGATATTGATGGTGAGTCCGAGAAAGATGATAATGAAAGAAAaagtttttataataatatgaaatataaattcatCGACCTAGAAAAACTAgaaacaaaagaaaagaataaagatatattttttaataaagaagTGATATTACCACCTGAAAGTAAAAGAATAGAAAGAAAAGATTATGATGAAATAATTATTAGTagtatgaaaaataataaaatggatgGTGTGAAAAaaccaaaaaataataaaaaaaattattatacatgtgcagaagatataaaattgatacatataaatgaattacCAGAATGGACACATGAAGTATTTTCTTgtgttaatataaataaattaaatccAATACAATCTAAAGTATATGATATAGCATTTAATAGATATGAAGAGAATATGTTAATATGTGCTCCTACAGGTTCTGGTAAGACTAATATTGctttattatgtattttgAATGTTATTAATTCATATCGTTTAAAAAGTGGAGAAATTGATAGAAAAGATTTTAagattgtatatatatctcCTATGAAAGCGTTAGTAACTGAACAAGTGCAATCATTTAATCTAAGACTTAAGTGTTTGAATATAAAAGTGAGTGAATTAACAGGTGATGTAAATCTAAGTAGTAAAGAATTAGATGATAGTCAGATTATTGTGATGACCCCTGAAAAATTTGATGTTATTAGTAGAAAAtggaatgaaaaaatattattacataaaataaaattaattatatttgatGAAATACATTTGTTGAATGAAATACGTGGAAATGTTTTAGAGAGTATAATAGCTCGTTTAAATAGATATATAGATAACACCATGGTATATGATATGAGTGGTGTTATTACATATGGTTCATCTGAAGCTGAtgatcatcataataataatattgtatatgGTGATGGTGTACATGACAATCGAGAGAACAAATCTGGATccaataatatatctattagaaagaaaaagattCGATTAATTGGATTATCTGCTACGCTACCAAATTATGAAGATGTTGGAATATTTTTAAGAGCTCATATAGAAAAgggaatattttattttgatcatTCTTTTAGACCAGTTCAATTAGAACAGCATTATATAggtataaaagaaaagaaaggaATTAAGAAATATGGTCTTATGAATGATATAACATATGAGAAAGTACTTGAAGAAGCTGGTAAAAATCagatattaatatttgttcATAGTAGAAAAGAAACATATAGAACAgcaaaattattaattgatAGATTTATGAAGAGTGATAATTTATGTAAGTTTTTAATGGATAAGAAAATATCAAGTGAGATATTATTATCAGAAAAAGAACATGtaataaatgaagaattaaaagaGATATTACCATTTGGATTTGGAATACATCATGCAGGATTAAAAAGATTAGATAGAAAATTAGTTGAAGATTTATTTTCTGATAGACATATTCAAGTATTAGTTAGTACAAGCACATTAGCATGGGGTATTAATTTACCTGCACATACAGTTATAATTAAAGGTACaagtgtatataatattaatataggTGATTTTGATGAATTATCTAGTATGGATATTTTACAAATGGTTGGACGTTCAGGTAGACCTCAATATGATAAAACTGGAAAagctattattattacagaacataaaaatttacaattatatttatctctAAACAATGAACAATTATCTATTGAATCAACATTACTTCataatattgttaatattattaatgcagaaattgttttaaaaaatattcaaaatatgaaGGATGCTATGAACTGGTTAGAACGtacttatatgtatatacgtATGTTGAAAACTCCTACATTATATGGTAtccatattaataataatgatcaaATAAAAAGTATTGATCAatttaaagatatattaaatatcaaaaataaagcaaataaaaataaaatcaacaacaaaaataataataatgatgatgataataataatgataataataataatgatgataattatgatgataataatagcaTGTGGGATTATTTGtatactttaaaaaataattgtaaatataataaatttatggaaaaaattaaaaaaaaaatgtttaatatattatattcttgtTTTGTTATACTAGAAAAatatgatttaataaaatataataaaaaattaaatagtGTTAGTAGTACTTATATAGGAAAAATTAGTAGCTATTATTATGTAGATTATAAAtctatagatatatttaataaaaaattaaataaatatacaaatgaaaTTGATTTACTTAAAATATTTACTATGAGTgatgaatttaaaaatatttatataagagatgaagaaaaaacaGAATTATCAATTTTAATTGAAAAATTACCTATACCAGTTAAAGAATCTATAAATATTCCATATActaagataaatatattattacaattatatttatcaaatgtaatattaaatggttatattataaatgcagatatgttatatatacatcAAAATGCATTACGTATTTTTAGATCATTCTTTGAAAtctctttaaaaaaaaattcttataatttaattaaattaactttaaaattttgtaaaatGATTGAGAGAAGAATGTGGAGCACTATGACTCCATTAAGACAATTTGGTTTATTAAGTCCAGATCTTATACGTATTATtgagaagaaaaatattacttttaaaaattatttaacaatgaatttaaatgaatatataactatttttaaaaataaaaaaattgcaaaaaatatttataaattagtACATCACTTTCCAAAATTAGAATTAAATGCATATATACAACCAATaaatcataaaatattaaaagtagatttaaatatatcaccagattttatatataattataaatatcatggatattatatgttattctgggtttttgtttttgatatatctaatgaaaatatattacattatgatttatttaccctaaaaaagaattataaaaatgatatattcaatgtaaacaataataaaaataaaacatccacaacaaataataataataataataataataataatagtagtagtaatagtagtagtagtatgTATAACCCAGCTGATCTTTTAGATGATCATATGTTAACCTTTTTTCTACCAATAAATGATAATCCTTTCTATATTGTTAAAGTTATTTCTGATAAATGGTTAGATTGTGAAGCTAccataaatttatatttaaaagatttaATTTTACCTCCTCCAAATTTTTATTCTACACAATTATTAGATTTACAACCCTTGCCAATACActcaataaaatatgaaaaaggtCAGAACTTTTTTAATAAGATAAGaaatttacattattttaattCCATACATACACAAATATTTCCATCTGTTTTTGAAAATAATGGAAATGTATTAATAGCTAGCTCGAATTCAAAACATTATTTAATTCCAGCTGAATTAggtattataaaaatcatgAAATTCTTAGATTGCTTATTtgattatattaaaacatatattaaaaatgataaagatgtttataaaattattaatgataaaaaattatcagatcttatatataataataatttagtaGATCTCATaaaaattgtttatattgCACCATTAGATGATGTAAtcataaaaacatataaaaattggcaatctcttaaaaaaatatttaatttaaaaatgtgTATACTAACAGGAGATATACAAATAGATATGAAACTATTACAAACacatcatattatattatctaatccatctaattatgataatatatcaaaaaaatggagaaggaaaaaaatactacaaaatatatccttttatatatttgatcaTATGGAATTGTTAGATACAACTCAAGGAGGTATTATGGAAATAGTAATAAGTAGAATAAGATATATAACAACacaattaaatttaaataaatcagaaaaaaaaaatcaaaacaatgatcatcatcataataatgataatgataatttctttatgtccatattaaataaagaaaatatgaataagaaTTTcttggaaaatataaataaattacaaaatttctctattgataatatatatgattatataggATTAAATAGAATATTATGTTTATCTAGCtgttctttatataattctaaaGATTTTGCTGAATGGATTGgatgtaaaaaaaatgattattataacttTTTATCAACTGTTAGAGATATACctattgaaatatatttacatgcagttaatattatgaataaacaaaatagatatatatccATGCAAAGACAAGTGtatcaaaatataagaaaattaaataatacacacaaaaaaaaaaaaatgcaaaatgttattatttttgtaacAGATCAAAAAATGTGTAAAACTTTGGCATTGGATTTAATTCTTTCTgcttataatgataattttaaatatttttctcattttgaaaatttagaaaatcataaatatagtacacataataaatattcttcGGATACGCATCATGCTGATCAAaatgatcataataatgaatccaaagagaagaaaaaaacagGAGGGTGGATATCCAATTTTTTCTCTTATAACAAGAATGATAATATCAGTAATGAGAATGAGAAGaatgatttaataaataacaaaaattcGAATGATGATATAACACCAAAAAATGTATACAATTGGGGAAGACTTAATAGTAATgatttacataataatataagtgaAGAAGAATTGgctaaaaatattaatcatatgattaatttgaatatatccaataatgatgatattaaCAATAAGGATACAAGAGAGAATAACATAGGTGTTGATATGaatgatcataataataatagtaataatagtaatagtagtagtagttgtggtagtaatatatttactaATAATGGAAAACAttctaattatataaataatcaaaatgaacatatatttGATTATATAAGTGATAAAATGTTAAAACAATTTATGAGACAAGGTATTTGCTATTTGCATAATAATATGAcagatatagaaaaaaaaattgtggaaatattatttgataaaaaaacaatacaaatattaatcGTTTCTTATGATTATGTCTACAGTTTAAATGTGTATGCTAATACAGTTATTATATTAGATACTATTATAACACATttccataataataaagaagaagattatagcatacaaaatattttagaaATGATAAGTTATGCTGGAAGACAAAATGAAGATACAAAatcttttgtatatatatatacatatataacaaaaaaagaatattataaaaattttatatatgaaccATTAACTGTTGAATCGAATATTGAAGATAGTCTACCGAATTtcttaaataatgaaatagtTATGAGTACCATTGAAAATTATCAAGATGCTATTGATTGGTTAACGTGGTCTTTCTTTTATAGacgtataaaaaaaaatcctaATTATTATGGATTAAAAGGTATATCGAATGAACATATATCAGATTATTTATCAGAacttatagaaaataatatggaaatattatcattcgcTAATTGCATAAATATAGAAGAACAAACAATGGATATCAAACCATGTAATTTAGGTATTATATCctcattttataatttagattatcatattattcatttttttaatcaATATGTATTATCTTTAAAAACATTAAAGAAATCAAaaatttttgaaatattatgtctatcaaatatttttaatgacatattaaaaatatataattatgatatatatctatGTTTAAAAATTTCTCAAGCATGTAATATACAAGTAACatatgaatttttaaaactttctatcaataatgaaaatactttaaaaaatggaaacattgaagataatataaataatgataacaaatcagaagaatataaaaaagatcaatatattaatttattacaaTTTATGACAGTACCTATTTATTTTACATCTCATTTAAAAGCTTTTATACTTTTACAAGCACATATTCATAGATATAATTTACcaattaattatatacaagaaacaaaaaatgtattattaaaagCATATAAATTGATCAATTCTTTAATTGATGTTattagtagtaataatattttaaatttttgtttatttgttATGGAGGTATCACAAATGCTAACCCAAAGTATGAAGAGTACTGATCAATCGAATTTATATCAGTTACCACATTTTAATGAACAGTTAATTAAACAAGCAAATGATTTAGAAATATCTGATGTCtatgatttaataaatgCTGAAGATGAAACTAgagatattttattaaaacatttaaatgaaaaacaaaGAAGTGAAATCGCAAATGTTTGTAATATTTTCCCAATTATAGAAGTACAATATGAAATAGATCTTGATAAATCTTATAAAGTTAATGAAATTGCACACCTTAATTTAATCATAGAAAGAGATTTAACAGATGATGCTGTGAATTTTGCACACTCACTTTATTTACCAtttgaaaaagaagaaatgtGGTGGATCGTTATtggaattaaaaaaatgaatttacTTTTATCAATCAAAAAATTGTCTTTATTGAAAAGtatcaataatataaaaattaattttgaaTTACCTGACAAGCCAAATACTTATGACGTGGTAATTTATGTGGTTAACGATTCTTATGTTGGTTGTGACCAGGAATACGAGTTTAAGATAACCGTGGAGGAGTAA